tattaaactttcctatatatttttaataagaatttaatagataaattttttttaaatttaaaatattaaatattaaaaattatcatagaaggtattgtagtccaaaaaataagttattacagTTATGCCCTTTATCTAtgagttcttctatttaatattttagagatattttggtatattaatattatatctatgctggcgtaggcctgttggcgcaacaATCCTTATATTGaattggacaatataatacattctcaaattaaatttaGTGATAGGATATTATAAtatgttttcaaattaaattagtaataggaatttttaagaagtatatcctaaaagtaataggattacatgactaaagatatttacttgttcaattttttatgaatttgacagtccaaaagtaattatactaataggattcctaacgtgtagtattatgtcctaaaactaataggattataaagctaatatctagaattccagttatgtccttttattatgagttattatgcttaatattataaggttatttttgtaaactaacattgtattcatgcttttataataatatagatagattaaAAGCACAAAGGCTCTTAGCGAAATCTCGTTCGCCCTTTTTGCacttttaaaatagagtttatACTGGACAAAacagtcatttaattatttttctaacatttaagattataaatcaattaaaatttaaaatttttcttGTTTGAACTATCTAAGAATTCCTAATATTTGGAAATTATTCCCTAAGGTTTGCacaattaatttttctttttttcccgacaaagaaaatcctccactttcttttatttcttaagGTACAAAACTTACGTGCACAAACCCACATGCAACTGAATTACAAAATTTATCCGTGATCCGTCCTACTTATTAGCGATTTGagatattttatgatttttgatCTCTTTAGTTGTTCAAAACTTGAGACATTATCAGAAAATTTATAAGCTTTGGCATTTGATTTCTCACTTAGAAAATAacgtaaaataaataaaaaaagagagaatacaTTGGCAAGAATTGAAGCACCAAAATCACGGCAGTATCAAGATGTATAATACTCATTTTATTCAAAAGAGAGAATACATTGGCAAGAATTGAAGCACCAAAATCACGACAGTATCAAGATGTATaatactcattttattattttgtaaagataaaattagtaataggaatttttaagaagtatatcctaaaagaaataggattacatgactaaacatatttacttgttcaattttatatgaattagacagctcgaaaataattatactaataggatttcctaaaggtaatcaaTCATCTTAGGATTcataacgtgtagtattatgtcctaaaactaataaaattataaggctaatatctagaatttcagttatgtcattttattatgagttattatgcttaatattataaaattatttttgtaaaccaacattgtattcatacttttataataactgTCTTTATGTACGTGCTTTGCACGTATATCCCAACTCCGATGGTGATCATTACGTAATTTGTAGCCAACGAAATAAAATTTTAATCTTTTCTTTTACcaaagttttaacttttaactacaagtaacaagagaaagGAAAGGGAAAATTTCCAAACCAGAAGGatgaagaaagtgaaaaataCGTGCAATTTATCTGTGTGTCCTTGGTTGAGAAGCAAAAGTATTGTgatttttcctccaaaaattaTGTGAAGGAATCACGAATGTGAAGGTAATTTCAATGAAAATACTCCAGTACTTCGAACCATGTAACCTTGATTTTCATCTTCTAGGTGTATTACCATCTCAACTCCAGTGCATATTACCAATTCGAATAATAACCAATTGCCGTGTCTATCAAGTACTCCGTGGATTACAAACATGAGTGGATTATTTGTGAATTTTTAAGTCGGCACAATTTTAGTTGAATTCAAAGTAATTGAActattgttataaatatattatattatggatgttcatttagtactccttgtaaataagcttcttgaAGAAACTTATtcatatgagactccgccataaatatgtttatctatttagtactccattggaaataagcctcctgaagaagcttatcctttcggtactccgttatgaataaatattacccatggtagaagattatctatatctggcacaacaaCTTACACATcagcttgcagtagcaacttacacaacatcttcatttcttctataaatagaggagaattcacttcattatgtacataagtttgaagtttgaataatatatcagtttctctctatacttgtctttactttactgtctttattttataacacgttatcagcacgagactttaccatctcgagaaaatactttgaaagtatcagaggtatgaactttctttttctaaataatgtcaaatctttctaaacttgagtttgtagtCCTGGATATATCGGTCAAAAGCTatatgtcttgggtgcttgatgccaaaattcatcttgatgcgatagGTCTgacagacaccatcaaagataaaaatcaggcatcaaaccaagaccgtgccaaatcaatgatattcctacgccatcaccttgatgagggcctgaaaatgaaatatcttactattaaagatccagtcatactgtgaaataatttaaaagatagatatgaccatctgaagatggtcgttcttccacaggtacgttatgattggactcatctaaggctacaagattttaaatctatcagtgagtataattcggctatgttcagaattatttcccaattgaaacgatgtggtgataatattactgatcatgatatgttggagaaaactttcactacttttcatgcctcgaatatgctcctgcagcagcaatatcgagagatgggattcaaaaagtattctgaacttatctcacatcttcttgtagccgagcaacataatgggctattaatgaaaaaccatgaaagtcgacctactggttcttgtccattctctgaagtgaatgagacgaacttccaccaagctaagcgtggaagaggacgtggccccagtcgtggtcatggccgtggtcggggaggaaactctaatcgCGGTGATaacaatgcaccaaagaaccctcctcaccaccagcagtggaaaaggaaggaacaaaagtatgaagcggtgcaagcagcaaagccagaaaatgcatgctatagatgtggaggaaaagggcactggtcacgtacatgttgtacgccaaagcacctggttgagctgtatcaagcctccctgaagaagacagagaaaaatgctgaagcaaattgtatttttgaagataatttagacttcatgcatttggatgtagctgattattttgcactcccagaaggcgAAACAAGTCATatgatcggtagtgaatctgtagaaatgtaaatattttaatttttgttgtttgtagtagataatatggttatgtaattgttgtacataaataaaagttattctttgaaaatgatgtttactatcatatttattttgtttgtgtcattttgaaggatatggataatcctcaaattgtgtttggatcaaagaccaatcatgaagatatttgtgtaattgatagtggagcaACTCAtaccatattcaaagatcagaaatacttttcttatttgcataaggaaaaagcaaatgtttcaacaatttctggtaatataagtttgattgaaggctccggaagagctactgtatttctgtctaagggaacaaaacttattatcgacaatgcattgttctcctccaagtcccgaagaaacttgttgagttttatagatatccgctgAAATaagtatcatgttgagacaatagatgaaatgaacgcggaatatctttgtattacaaagaatatttctggccagaaatgcattgtagaaaagttaccaactttatcttctggcttatactattcaaagattagtacagttgaagcacactctatcgtaaaccagaagtttattGATTTAAATACTTTTGTGTTTtagcatggccgtttgggccatcctggatcaataatgatgagacgaattactgaaaattcgactgggcatccattaaagaacctgaagattcttacaaatgatgaattttcttgtaatgcttgttatcaaggcaaaatgatcattagaccatcaccaatgaaggttggcattgagtcccctgcctttttagaacgtatacatggggatatatgtggacctattcacccaccaagtgggctgtttagatattttatggtcctaatagatgaatcttcaagatggtctcatgtgtacctactatcatctcgcaacctgacgtttgcaaagttattagcccaaataattcgattaagggcacaattccaagattatcctataaaggctattcgccttgataatgctggagaattctcatctcaagcttttgataattactgtctatcagttggaataaaagttgaacatcctataacttatgttcatactcaaaatggccttgcagagtcatttattaaatgactgcaattgatagcaagaccactacttatgtaAACAAAATTGCctactactgtttggggccatgctatcttgcacgcaacatcacttatccgtctcagaccaacacattataataaatattctccgtcataattagtttttggtcatgaaccaaatattgcctatctacgaatttttggatgtgctgtatatgggcagtagcaccaccacagcgcagtaagatggTCCCCccaagaaggttaggaatatatattgggtttgaatcaccctttattattcgctatcttgaaccgttgacgggagatttatttaatgctcgatttgcagattgtcgatttgatgaaataaatttcccacaattagggggagagaaaaaggaaatcaaaagagaaattgtgtgaaaagtttcatcattatctcactttgatccacgtactcctatatgtaatcaggaggtccagaagatcatccatttacagaatatagcaaatcaaatgccagacgcatttactgatttgaaaaggataactaagtcgcaTATCCCtacagagaatgtgcctatccgaattgatgtcccagcaagaccatctactagcatgagagctagtgaacctaaagcacgcctgaagcgtggtagatctttgggttctaaggatcaaaatcctagaaaaagaaaatcgacaaatgatcaaaatgatattatgaagggatctcctgaagagacccaagatctgattagttctgggattcctgaagaaatcaatgaacccgagactcaagtgagtgaggaacttttaataagttctactggtgatgagattaatttaaatcgatctgaaatagtggtggataatatttttgcatataatgttgcacttaacattatgcaagatagtgagaatcTTGAACCCCAATCTGTCGAAGAAtatcgacaaagatctgattggccaaaatggcaagagtcaattcaatcagaattggaatcacttgctaaaagagaggtctttggaccagtagtccaaacacatgctgatataaagccagttggtcataaatggttttttgtgcgaaaaaggaatgataaaaatgaagttgaaagatacaaggctcgccttgttgcacaaggattctcacaacgacctggagtcgattatgaagaaacatattcaccagttatggatgccataacatttcgatatctcatcagtttagccttacgtgaaaggcttgaaatacatctaatggatgtggttacagcttatctgtacgggtcacttgataatgaaatttacatgaaaatccctgaaggatttaaaatgcctgaagcatattcaaaatctcggaaaatgtactcaatcagattacaaagatctttgtacggtttaaagcaatctgggcgcatgtggtataatcgtctcagtgaatatttgctgaaagagggttacataaatgatattatttgtccatgtatttttataaagaaaatggcttcagaatttgttataattgctgtttatgttgatgacataaatcttgttggaacttcagaagagctccaaaaggcaattgaatattttaagaaagaatttgagatgaaagatcttggaaagacaaaactttgtcttggtctgcaaattgaacatttagcagacgggatctttatccatcaatctgcctatacaaaaagggtcttaaaacgcttttacatggacaaagcacacccattgagtacaccaatggttgttcgatcacttgaagtgaataaagatttgTTCCGGCCTCCAGAAGAgaatgaggaactccttggtcccgaagtaccctatcttcagtgcaattggtgcactaatgtatcttgctaatgctacaaggcctgacatagcattttctgttaatttactagcaagatatagttcttctcctacacggagacattggaacgggattaaacatatattgcgatatttaaagggaactcttgatatgagtttgttttatgctaacaaagatagtgcagatcttgttggttatgcagatgcaggttatttatcttatctccataaagctagatctcaaaccgggtacgtttttacatgtagaggtactatcatatcatggcgctccacaaaacaatctattgttgctacttcttcaaatcatgctgaaataatagctattcatgaagcaagtagggaatgcgtatggctgagatcaataattcattttattcgagaaaaatgtggtctAGAATGTGAGAAAAGaaccacaattttatacgaagacaatgctgcatgcatagcccaattgaatgGAGGATTTATAAAATGAGATAGAAtgaaacacatttcaccaaaattattctatacACGGTCTTCAGaaaaatgatgacattgatgtgcaacaaatccgttcaagtgacaatccgacagatttattcactaaatctttaccaacttcaacttttgagaagatggtatacaagattgaaATGCAgagacttaaatatttgaaacaaggttttcatcagggggagtaaaatacgcgatgtactcttttttccttactaaggtttttttccACAGggtttttcttataaggtttttaatgaggcagctagcaatgcgtattactaaatatgtgtactctttttccttcactaggattttttcccacagggttttttctagtaaggttttaatgaggcacattatcttttaatgaatatccaagggggaatgttataaatatattatattatgaatgttcatttagtactccgttgtaaataagcttcctgaagaaacttatccatattagactccgccgtaaatatgtttatctatttagtactccattGGAAATAAACCTCCTGAAGaaacttatcctttcggtactccgttatggataaatattacccatggtagaggattatctatatctggcacaacaacttagagtagcagcttacaagcaacttacacAACATCTTACAATTTTATCTCTTAACATTTAGCGTGGAACATTcgtacttttatatatatatatatatatatatatatatatatatatatatatatatatatatatatatatatatatatatagagagagagagagagagagagagagagagagagagagagagagagagagagagagagagagagagagattaagtataaattatatatattatacctatttttagtttaagattGACTgggggatatatatatatatagatatataaattatatattgattatacacatattaagtataaattatatatattatacctatttttagtttaagattGACTGGGGGCGGCTATAttaattcttcttttctttattcttcatTTGGTTAGGACCAAGAATCCACAAACCCGAACCCAGCTCTCCTGACCCGAATATATTACAAATCGGATCAccctttcttccttcttcttcctctcgCTACTCTGAAACCGTTGCAGAAAACACAACAGTAATGGATCAGCAAAATTCTCATCAAACTTCCCCTCATATCACTAATAACAATTCCCTCCAATTCCCAATTTATTTCCCTAACTCAACCTCTAACCCCAATTCTACTCCCAATTTCAATTCAATTCCAAACCCTAACCCCAACCCTAATCCCAATTCCGATTCAATCCCAAATCATTCTCTTCCCCTCTCTACCCCcaggaagaaaagaacaaaaagttcCAATTTTTCGAATAAAAACCTTAATTCTGATGTTGGTAGTAGCTCAAGTGCAAGAACACAAGTTGTTTCTGATGAGATTATTAGTATAAACAAAGATTCAACTTCCGAGGCCTTAATTGCATTATCTGCTGGTTTTCCAGCTGACGTGTTAACTGATGATGAAATTGAAGCTGGGGTTGTTTCTGTAGTTGGTGGGATAGAACAGCTTAATTACATTTTAATCAGAAATCATATTATTACAAAATGGCGTGAAAATGTGTCAAGTTGGGTGACAAAAGATATGTTTCTTGATGTTATACCTAAACATTTTTATGGGTTATTGGATTCTGCTTATAACTATTTGGTATCACGCGGGTATGTTAATTTTGGGGTTGCGCCAGCCATTAAGGAGAGGATTTTAGCTGAGCCAAGTAAGGGTAGAGTGATTATTATCGGGGCAGGACTTGCTGGGTTGGCAGCTGCGAGGCAGCTGATGTCTTTTGGCTTTAAGGTTATTGTTTTGGAGGGAAGAAAGCGTGCAGGCGGAAGGGTGTATACGAAAAAGATGGAAGGAGGGAATAAGGTGGCAGCTGCTGATTTAGGAGGGAGTGTTTTGACAGGTACTCTAGGGAATCCGCTTGGTATCTTGGCACGGCAGTTATCGTATACGCTTCATAAGGTGAGAGGTGAATGTCCGCTCTATCGTGCTGATGGAAAGCCAGTAGACAAGGATTTGGATCAAAAGGTGGAGGCTGCTTATAACAGGCTTTTGGATAAGGCAAGCAAGTTCAGGCAAGAAGTTTCTCAGGATGTTTCTCTTGGAGCGGCATTGGAGACTTTCCGAGAGGTTTTGGGTGATGCGGTGAATGATGAGGAGATGAGCTTGTTTAACTGGCATCTGGCGAATCTGGAATATGCAAATGCAGGTTTGCTTTCTAATCTTTCATTGGCATTTTGGGACCAAGATGACATCTATGATATGGGAGGGGATCACTGCTTTTTGCCTGGTGGAAATGGAAGATTAATTCAGGCACTAGCTGAAAATGTGCctattatttttggaaaaattgtgCATTCCATTCGTTATGGTAGTGAAGGTGTGCAAGTAGTTGCTGGGGGCCAAGTATTCGAGGGAGATATGGCATTGTGCACCGTTCCTCTTGGAGTTTTGAAGAGTGGTTCTATCAAGTTCATCCCAGAATTGCCTCAACGGAAGTTGGATGCAATAAAAAGATTGGGGTTTGGATTGTTAAATAAGGTTGCAATGCTTTTCCCATATGTGTTTTGGGACACCAATGTTGATATGTTTGGTCATGTTGTTGATGATTCTACTAGTCGGGGAGAATTCTTTCTGTTCTTTAGCTATGCAACAGTTGCTGGTGGGCCCTTATTGTTAGCTTTAGTCGCTGGAGAAGCTGCACACAAGTTTGAGATCATGCCCCCTACTGATGCAGTGACGAAAGTTCTTCATATTTTAAGAGGTAAAAGCCATGTTCCATGGTAACTTTGCTTTCTATATACCAAAGTCttattcttcttctctttttctcaagGTAGTGAGCAGAAAATATAAGAAAGAATTTCTTTAGGAGTGGATTCATCTTATCTTGGTCTAGAGTTAAGCTATTGAAATAGTCTCAGTGCCATGACCATTTCATATTCAGTGAGTTTCATTTTGAAGCATTTATCTATCGTCTTGTTTGAGAAATGAGAAGCTCTGGAATATAAGCACCTGCATAGATAGCCATAATCTCTACTTGTATCAGTAGTATAATAAAGACGTCttcttgttttaaatatttggttATATGATATTATAGAGTAatgaaaattttgggaaaaattatctCGGTTCGAGATGACAACTTCAAGGAGAAGTAGATAATGGAATTTTGACAAAGGGTGTTTATGTGTATACTGCTTTAAGAACTAGCCTTTGTTTACGTATCAACAAAAAAGAAAGAGCTTACAGTATTTaaagtagaaaagaaaattgataaccCCTACATGGTAATGTTGCTTTGTTCAACTTCCAGTCTGTCCCTAAAACAGGGGAACACTAGAGAAACATATTGGAAGAAGAGAGAAATCTTTTAGTTTTACCTCTTAAAGACTCGTATTGCATTTCTCGTCTCAACTCTATACTTGAGAGTTGATTTCATCGCCTGCCATTTTATTTTGCTGCTGAGTAGGCATACATATTTGAATATGGATCAATTTAGTAAAAGACAAAACTTAGTGCCCTCTTCAAAGTTTCTGGTTCATGATGCGTAGTATCAATGTTTCTTATAGTCATGGAGC
The sequence above is drawn from the Nicotiana tabacum cultivar K326 chromosome 13, ASM71507v2, whole genome shotgun sequence genome and encodes:
- the LOC107805384 gene encoding protein FLOWERING LOCUS D-like isoform X1; the protein is MDQQNSHQTSPHITNNNSLQFPIYFPNSTSNPNSTPNFNSIPNPNPNPNPNSDSIPNHSLPLSTPRKKRTKSSNFSNKNLNSDVGSSSSARTQVVSDEIISINKDSTSEALIALSAGFPADVLTDDEIEAGVVSVVGGIEQLNYILIRNHIITKWRENVSSWVTKDMFLDVIPKHFYGLLDSAYNYLVSRGYVNFGVAPAIKERILAEPSKGRVIIIGAGLAGLAAARQLMSFGFKVIVLEGRKRAGGRVYTKKMEGGNKVAAADLGGSVLTGTLGNPLGILARQLSYTLHKVRGECPLYRADGKPVDKDLDQKVEAAYNRLLDKASKFRQEVSQDVSLGAALETFREVLGDAVNDEEMSLFNWHLANLEYANAGLLSNLSLAFWDQDDIYDMGGDHCFLPGGNGRLIQALAENVPIIFGKIVHSIRYGSEGVQVVAGGQVFEGDMALCTVPLGVLKSGSIKFIPELPQRKLDAIKRLGFGLLNKVAMLFPYVFWDTNVDMFGHVVDDSTSRGEFFLFFSYATVAGGPLLLALVAGEAAHKFEIMPPTDAVTKVLHILRGIYEPQGIEVPEPIQTVCTRWGSDPFSFGSYSNVAVGASGDDYDILAETVGEGRLFFAGEATTRRYPATMHGAFLTGLREAANMAHHASVRTSRLKVEKKPSKNAYSYASLLEDLFREPDLEFGSFSVIFAGKHSDVKSAAILRVTFNGSQKTNHDATRTEQHHSNKSLFQQLQSHFNNQQELHVYTLLSKKQALEFREVRGGDEVRLNFLSEKLGVKLVGRKGLGSSADSIIASIKAERGKRKPGSSYLTLKSGVAKSRATTLKQKLIRLK
- the LOC107805384 gene encoding protein FLOWERING LOCUS D-like isoform X2; this encodes MDQQNSHQTSPHITNNNSLQFPIYFPNSTSNPNSTPNFNSIPNPNPNPNPNSDSIPNHSLPLSTPRKKRTKSSNFSNKNLNSDVGSSSSARTQVVSDEIISINKDSTSEALIALSAGFPADVLTDDEIEAGVVSVVGGIEQLNYILIRNHIITKWRENVSSWVTKDMFLDVIPKHFYGLLDSAYNYLVSRGYVNFGVAPAIKERILAEPSKGRVIIIGAGLAGLAAARQLMSFGFKVIVLEGRKRAGGRVYTKKMEGGNKVAAADLGGSVLTGTLGNPLGILARQLSYTLHKVRGECPLYRADGKPVDKDLDQKVEAAYNRLLDKASKFRQEVSQDVSLGAALETFREVLGDAVNDEEMSLFNWHLANLEYANAGLLSNLSLAFWDQDDIYDMGGDHCFLPGGNGRLIQALAENVPIIFGKIVHSIRYGSEGVQVVAGGQVFEGDMALCTVPLGVLKSGSIKFIPELPQRKLDAIKRLGFGLLNKVAMLFPYVFWDTNVDMFGHVVDDSTSRGEFFLFFSYATVAGGPLLLALVAGEAAHKFEIMPPTDAVTKVLHILRGIYEPQGIEVPEPIQTVCTRWGSDPFSFGSYSNVAVGASGDDYDILAETVGEGRLFFAGEATTRRYPATMHGAFLTGLREAANMAHHASVRTSRLKVEKKPSKNAYSYASLLEDLFREPDLEFGSFSVIFAGKHSDVKSAAILRVTFNGSQKTNHDATRTEQHHSNKSLFQQLQSHFNNQQELHVYTLLSKKQALEFREVRGGDEVRLNFLSEKLGVKLVGRKGLGSSADSIIASIKAERGKRKPGSSYLTLKSGVAKSRATTLKQKLIRKAKIVGRGSGTTLSAGDIRTNVVGSSFSSMPLANKNLASLPACDKGSALPPSSHILVNNNIGSKPPGSGHGSVLPNSSIGDKSGVGVTGSTPPNPSVGGIILANGSGSIHASNTYQDTTATCASDPSANSGCW